One window of the Bacteroidales bacterium genome contains the following:
- a CDS encoding TM0996/MTH895 family glutaredoxin-like protein, whose translation MLDIKIIGKGCPNCEKLESLCNEVINEENLDADIDKVTDVNEFADYGVMMTPGLYVNGKLLSQGKIPVKSTLKKWLEKAQE comes from the coding sequence ATGCTGGATATTAAAATTATAGGAAAGGGGTGTCCCAATTGCGAAAAATTGGAAAGCCTCTGCAATGAGGTAATCAACGAAGAAAACCTGGATGCTGATATCGACAAGGTAACAGATGTCAATGAATTCGCCGACTACGGGGTGATGATGACACCGGGATTGTATGTGAACGGGAAACTGCTTTCACAGGGAAAGATCCCTGTAAAAAGCACCCTCAAGAAATGGCTTGAAAAAGCTCAGGAGTAA